From the Primulina tabacum isolate GXHZ01 chromosome 15, ASM2559414v2, whole genome shotgun sequence genome, one window contains:
- the LOC142527046 gene encoding auxin response factor 9-like: MANRGSFSQQQSSFLVEGVGGNDASFYRELWKACAGPLVDIPKDGERVYYFPQGHMEQLEASTNQELNEGTPMFNLPSKILCRIFNVHLMAERETDEVYAQITLMPEPDQTEPRSPDICPEEPSPPTVHSFCKVLTASDTSTHGGFSVLRKHANECLPPLDMTQQTPTQELIAKDLHGIEWHFKHIFRGQPRRHLLTTGWSTFVTSKRLVAEDTFVFLRGENGGLRVGVRRHARQQSSMPSSVISSQSMHLGVLATASHAMVTQTRFVVYYKPRTSQFIIGLNKYLEAVNHDYGIGMRFKMRSAGEDSPERRFSGTIVGVEDFSSQWEDSKWRSLKVQWDEPASVPRPERVSPWEIEPFVVTVPTTLFHPFTTKHKRLRPHFENIVSEGCWQSMQRVYAPTMNPEETEESKTASAWSVISNHSAPSSGRKSNNPITSCHKEERKSDTVATCRLFGIDLNSPSVVTLCEYSPVKSVPIPNDTDEVYIPNVLSSGNSEQKSVLSRDSRDTTKEKLQNPSKEVQSRHSQSSRSRTKVHMQGVAVGRAVDLTSLNGYNELITELEEVFSISGELRSREKWEIVFGDNEGDIMLLGDYPWPEFCNIVRRIFIWSSQDVKNMKGNKLPFSSSE, from the exons ATGGCGAATAGAGGGTCATTTTCCCAGCAGCAAAGCAGTTTCTTGGTTGAAG GGGTTGGAGGCAATGATGCATCATTTTACAGAGAGCTATGGAAGGCTTGTGCAGGTCCTTTGGTGGATATTCCAAAGGATGGAGAAAGGGTTTATTATTTTCCCCAGGGCCACATGGAGCAA TTGGAGGCTTCAACAAATCAAGAATTGAATGAAGGAACACCAATGTTCAATCTTCCTTCAAAGATCCTTTGTCGTATTTTTAATGTTCATCTTATG GCCGAACGAGAGactgatgaagtttatgcacaAATTACTTTGATGCCAGAACCTGAT CAAACCGAGCCGAGAAGTCCCGATATTTGTCCCGAAGAGCCTTCTCCACCTACGGTTCACTCGTTTTGCAAGGTTTTGACGGCCTCAGATACGAGTACCCATGGCGGATTCTCTGTTCTTCGGAAACATGCTAACGAATGCCTTCCTCCTTTG GATATGACTCAGCAGACGCCAACACAAGAACTGATAGCCAAGGACCTCCATGGAATTGAATGGCATTTTAAGCATATATTTAGAG GTCAACCTCGAAGGCATTTGCTGACAACAGGATGGAGTACGTTTGTTACCTCGAAGAGATTAGTGGCCGAGGATACTTTTGTGTTTCTGAG GGGAGAAAATGGGGGGTTGCGAGTTGGAGTCCGACGCCATGCTCGTCAGCAGAGCTCCATGCCATCGTCGGTGATTTCGAGTCAGAGCATGCATCTGGGAGTGCTTGCAACTGCATCTCATGCCATGGTGACTCAGACCcgatttgttgtttattataaGCCAAG aaCAAGTCAGTTCATCATAGGCCTGAACAAATATCTAGAAGCTGTAAACCATGATTATGGAATCGGCATGCGATTCAAGATGCGATCCGCGGGGGAAGATTCTCCTGAGAGAAG ATTTTCAGGTACGATAGTTGGAGTTGAAGATTTTTCATCTCAATGGGAAGATTCAAAATGGCGTTCTTTGAAG GTTCAATGGGATGAACCAGCGTCTGTTCCAAGACCTGAAAGGGTTTCACCATGGGAGATCGAACCGTTTGTCGTGACAGTCCCCACAACCCTTTTTCATCCATTTACAACAAAGCACAAAAGGCTTCGACCACACTTTGAAAACATAGTTTCTG AGGGTTGCTGGCAATCGATGCAACGTGTCTATGCTCCAACTATGAATCCTGAAGAAACAGAAGAGAGTAAAACTGCATCAGCTTGGTCTGTTATTTCGAACCACTCAGCCCCAAGCTCAGGGAGAAAAAGTAATAACCCCATAACTTCTTGCCATAAGGAGGAAAGGAAATCTGATACTGTTGCAACATGCCGATTGTTTGGAATCGATTTGAATAGTCCCTCAGTAGTTACCCTTTGTGAATATTCTCCTGTAAAATCAGTTCCCATACCAAATGATACCGATGAAGTGTACATTCCGAATGTACTATCCTCAGGCAATTCAGAGCAGAAATCGGTGCTTTCAAGGGATTCAAGAGATACGACAAAAGAAAAATTGCAAAACCCATCAAAGGAGGTTCAAAGCAGACATAGCCAATCCTCTAGAAGCCGCACTAAG GTACACATGCAAGGTGTAGCAGTTGGTCGTGCTgtggacttgacctcgttaaacGGATACAATGAGCTCATAACGGAACTTGAAGAGGTGTTTTCCATCAGTGGGGAGCTTCGTTCCCGAGAAAAATGGGAAATTGTGTTTGGAGACAACGAAGGGGACATCATGCTTTTGGGTGATTATCCGTGGCC AGAATTTTGCAACATTGTCCGGAGGATTTTCATCTGGTCTAGCCAAGATGTGAAGAACATGAAAGGAAACAAGCTTCCATTCTCTTCTTCAGAATAA
- the LOC142526663 gene encoding uncharacterized protein LOC142526663 isoform X2, translating to MESSEVDKSYKQEKEPKTTSSQASADSGVVVADSIGREEALRLKTLAEQKYATNNIQSALKYAKRAQKLEPSLEGLSDLITAFKIICAASTPIFPASTESTSSVTPDYYRILQLERFSHINAIKKQYKKMALTLHPDKNPLPASEDAFKFVGEAVRILSDKIRRKEYDMKLRIVMQSQTEGVAGVGAETFWTACSTCRLLHKFERKYLGHSLMCPRCKKCFMAVEVKDNAEIGENVEDMEVNEGVGAGPTRTSARIQERVLKGEKLGVLEKFDLRLKRKISSAGKTLEESGEKVATYEDQDGGVVKGLRSKRVEDVGNSGGSGDGEGLNRVGKSASGYGRSSSDCASGWPKRTKVQEEETMTLAQMHKLVKQKKANADKLGVKEKKDNNEKLQHKEEGDREKMNNTKDNKEKFKPKEKEETKEKKTSSVKINKDSHSASKDRNLEVMKKRASEYQSDMDIEVLRASKKGDLVIMPVEDSEFHDFDNARRVRKFQERTSMGGI from the exons ATGGAGAGTAGTGAGGTGGATAAATCGTATAAACAAGAAAAGGAGCCAAAAACTACTTCTTCGCAG GCTTCTGCTGATTCTGGCGTAGTTGTGGCTGATTCAATTGGTCGAGAAGAAGCTCTCCGTCTTAAAACTTTAGCGGAGCAAAAATATGCCACAAACAACATACAATCTGCATTAAAATACGCCAAACGCGCCCAGAAGCTCGAACCATCTCTTGAAGGACTTTCAGACTTGATCACTGCCTTCAAAATCATCTGTGCCGCTTCCACACCCATTTTTCCAGCCTCTACGGAAAGCACATCCAGTGTTACTCCAGATTACTACAGGATTCTTCAGTTAGAGCGCTTCTCGCACATCAATGCTATCAAGAAACAGTACAAGAAGATGGCTTTGACCCTACATCCGGACAAAAACCCACTACCTGCATCTGAGGACGCATTTAAGTTTGTGGGTGAGGCAGTGAGGATTTTATCAGATAAGATTAGGAGAAAGGAGTATGACATGAAGCTTAGGATTGTGATGCAGTCACAAACAGAGGGGGTGGCAGGAGTAGGAGCAGAGACGTTTTGGACAGCGTGCTCAACGTGCAGGCTACTGCATAAATTTGAGAGGAAATATTTGGGGCATAGTTTGATGTGTCCTAGGTGTAAGAAATGCTTTATGGCTGTGGAGGTGAAAGACAATGCTGAAATTGGGGAAAATGTTGAAGATATGGAGGTTAACGAGGGGGTTGGAGCAGGGCCTACAAGGACAAGTGCTAGGATTCAGGAGAGAGTTTTGAAGGGGGAAAAATTAGGGGTTTTGGAGAAGTTTGATTTGAGGCTGAAGCGGAAAATAAGTAGTGCGGGGAAGACTTTGGAGGAGTCGGGGGAGAAAGTAGCCACATATGAGGATCAAGATGGTGGGGTGGTGAAGGGTTTGAGGTCGAAGAGAGTGGAAGATGTTGGAAATTCGGGTGGAAGTGGTGATGGAGAAGGGTTGAATAGGGTGGGAAAGTCTGCCAGTGGATATGGAAGGAGTAGCAGTGACTGTGCAAGTGGATGGCCCAAGAGAACCAAGGTTCAAGAAGAAGAAACGATGACGTTGGCGCAAATGCATAAGCTGGTAAAACAAAAGAAGGCAAATGCGGATAAATTGGGAGTGAAAGAAAAGAAAGACAATAATGAGAAGTTGCAGCATAAGGAGGAGGGAGACAGAGAGAAAATGAATAACACTAAAGACAATAAGGAGAAGTTTAAGCCAAAAGAAAAGGAGGAGACCAAGGAAAAGAAAACGTCCAGCGTGAAGATAAATAAGGATAGCCATAGTGCTTCAAAGGATAGGAATTTGGAAGTCATGAAGAAAAGAGCTTCTGAATATCAGTCAGATATGGATATTGAGGTGCTTAGAGCATCGAAAAAAGGTGATCTGGTGATAATGCCTGTGGAAGATTCAGAATTTCATGATTTTGACAATGCTCGAAGGGTGAGGAAGTTTCAAGAAAGGACAAGTATGGGCGGCATATGA
- the LOC142526663 gene encoding uncharacterized protein LOC142526663 isoform X1 has translation MESSEVDKSYKQEKEPKTTSSQEQASADSGVVVADSIGREEALRLKTLAEQKYATNNIQSALKYAKRAQKLEPSLEGLSDLITAFKIICAASTPIFPASTESTSSVTPDYYRILQLERFSHINAIKKQYKKMALTLHPDKNPLPASEDAFKFVGEAVRILSDKIRRKEYDMKLRIVMQSQTEGVAGVGAETFWTACSTCRLLHKFERKYLGHSLMCPRCKKCFMAVEVKDNAEIGENVEDMEVNEGVGAGPTRTSARIQERVLKGEKLGVLEKFDLRLKRKISSAGKTLEESGEKVATYEDQDGGVVKGLRSKRVEDVGNSGGSGDGEGLNRVGKSASGYGRSSSDCASGWPKRTKVQEEETMTLAQMHKLVKQKKANADKLGVKEKKDNNEKLQHKEEGDREKMNNTKDNKEKFKPKEKEETKEKKTSSVKINKDSHSASKDRNLEVMKKRASEYQSDMDIEVLRASKKGDLVIMPVEDSEFHDFDNARRVRKFQERTSMGGI, from the exons ATGGAGAGTAGTGAGGTGGATAAATCGTATAAACAAGAAAAGGAGCCAAAAACTACTTCTTCGCAG GAGCAGGCTTCTGCTGATTCTGGCGTAGTTGTGGCTGATTCAATTGGTCGAGAAGAAGCTCTCCGTCTTAAAACTTTAGCGGAGCAAAAATATGCCACAAACAACATACAATCTGCATTAAAATACGCCAAACGCGCCCAGAAGCTCGAACCATCTCTTGAAGGACTTTCAGACTTGATCACTGCCTTCAAAATCATCTGTGCCGCTTCCACACCCATTTTTCCAGCCTCTACGGAAAGCACATCCAGTGTTACTCCAGATTACTACAGGATTCTTCAGTTAGAGCGCTTCTCGCACATCAATGCTATCAAGAAACAGTACAAGAAGATGGCTTTGACCCTACATCCGGACAAAAACCCACTACCTGCATCTGAGGACGCATTTAAGTTTGTGGGTGAGGCAGTGAGGATTTTATCAGATAAGATTAGGAGAAAGGAGTATGACATGAAGCTTAGGATTGTGATGCAGTCACAAACAGAGGGGGTGGCAGGAGTAGGAGCAGAGACGTTTTGGACAGCGTGCTCAACGTGCAGGCTACTGCATAAATTTGAGAGGAAATATTTGGGGCATAGTTTGATGTGTCCTAGGTGTAAGAAATGCTTTATGGCTGTGGAGGTGAAAGACAATGCTGAAATTGGGGAAAATGTTGAAGATATGGAGGTTAACGAGGGGGTTGGAGCAGGGCCTACAAGGACAAGTGCTAGGATTCAGGAGAGAGTTTTGAAGGGGGAAAAATTAGGGGTTTTGGAGAAGTTTGATTTGAGGCTGAAGCGGAAAATAAGTAGTGCGGGGAAGACTTTGGAGGAGTCGGGGGAGAAAGTAGCCACATATGAGGATCAAGATGGTGGGGTGGTGAAGGGTTTGAGGTCGAAGAGAGTGGAAGATGTTGGAAATTCGGGTGGAAGTGGTGATGGAGAAGGGTTGAATAGGGTGGGAAAGTCTGCCAGTGGATATGGAAGGAGTAGCAGTGACTGTGCAAGTGGATGGCCCAAGAGAACCAAGGTTCAAGAAGAAGAAACGATGACGTTGGCGCAAATGCATAAGCTGGTAAAACAAAAGAAGGCAAATGCGGATAAATTGGGAGTGAAAGAAAAGAAAGACAATAATGAGAAGTTGCAGCATAAGGAGGAGGGAGACAGAGAGAAAATGAATAACACTAAAGACAATAAGGAGAAGTTTAAGCCAAAAGAAAAGGAGGAGACCAAGGAAAAGAAAACGTCCAGCGTGAAGATAAATAAGGATAGCCATAGTGCTTCAAAGGATAGGAATTTGGAAGTCATGAAGAAAAGAGCTTCTGAATATCAGTCAGATATGGATATTGAGGTGCTTAGAGCATCGAAAAAAGGTGATCTGGTGATAATGCCTGTGGAAGATTCAGAATTTCATGATTTTGACAATGCTCGAAGGGTGAGGAAGTTTCAAGAAAGGACAAGTATGGGCGGCATATGA
- the LOC142526044 gene encoding uncharacterized protein LOC142526044, producing the protein MPRHYALIDEVSVNPFEVSLSWLEFECKGDDEELMIRQKMRYLSCGRFKVSRKVMVKYRNLFSHVVDNERAARDLYWIYPKKGSIWALYQTNDSNTERSNSGVKDKRCYDIIVSLSSYSDIHGLSIAFLDKVDGFRTVFKRREVGAHAVQWLGKDDIKLFSHQIPAKKLTGDEATEPSQELLGIGSCFT; encoded by the coding sequence ATGCCAAGGCACTATGCACTGATTGATGAAGTCTCTGTGAATCCGTTCGAGGTATCATTGAGTTGGTTAGAATTTGAATGCAAGGGAGATGATGAGGAACTAATGATTAGGCAGAAAATGAGATATTTATCATGTGGGAGATTTAAGGTTTCTCGGAAAGTTATGGTTAAATATCGAAATTTGTTCTCTCATGTCGTGGATAACGAAAGAGCAGCAAGAGACCTGTATTGGATTTATCCCAAGAAAGGTTCGATTTGGGCACTCTATCAAACAAATGATTCAAATACTGAAAGAAGTAACTCAGGCGTCAAAGATAAACGATGCTATGATATCATCGTCTCCTTGAGCAGTTACAGCGATATTCATGGTTTGAGCATAGCTTTTCTGGACAAAGTCGATGGGTTCAGGACAGTTTTTAAGAGACGAGAAGTTGGGGCTCATGCTGTCCAATGGCTTGGAAAAGACGATATTAAACTTTTTTCGCATCAGATTCCTGCAAAGAAACTCACTGGTGACGAAGCAACTGAACCTTCCCAAGAATTGCTGGGAATTGGATCCTGCTTCACTTAG
- the LOC142526661 gene encoding phosphomevalonate kinase, peroxisomal isoform X2 has product MAVVASAPGKVLMTGGYLILERPNAGIVLSTNARFYAIVKPLYDDIKPNAWAWSWTDVKLASPQMARETMYKLSLKNLVLQCVNSSDSRNPFVEYALQYAIAAAHVRFDQNKMDKLHKLLLLGLDITILGCNEFYSYRNQIESHGLPLTPETLASLPPFSSITLNAEELSETNCKPEVAKTGLGSSAAMTTAVVAALLHYLGVVSLPSMVKEHIHGDKDSMELDIVHAIAQTAHCIAQGKVGSGFDVSSAVYGSQRYVRFSPEVISSAQGAGKGLSIQEAIDNVLKSDWDHERIIFSLPPLMTLLLGEPGAGGSSTPSMVGAVRKWQKSDPKNSQATWTKLSEENSALEMHLNTLSQLAQKNYDAYRTVINHCSLITSAKWAKEAIEPNHMEVVRALLGARDAMLGIRSNMRNMGSAAGIPIEPESQTRLLDTTMNIEGVLLAGVPGAGGFDAVFAVTLGDSSQNVIKTWSSLNILALLVREDPIGVYLENNDPRATGVTTG; this is encoded by the exons ATGGCCGT AGTTGCTTCTGCTCCGGGAAAGGTTTTGATGACTGGGGGCTACCTTATTTTGGAGAGGCCAAACGCCGGAATTGTACTGAGTACAAATGCTCGATTTTATGCAATTGTAAAGCCACTTTACGACGACATTAAACCTAACGCTTGGGCATGG TCATGGACAGATGTGAAACTGGCTTCTCCTCAGATGGCAAGGGAAACTATGTACAAATTGTCGCTTAAGAATTTGGTGCTTCAGTGTGTTAATTCAAG TGATTCAAGGAATCCATTTGTGGAGTATGCACTGCAATATGCAATAGCAGCAGCACACGTGAGATTTGACCAAAATAAGATGGATAAATTACACAAACTTCTTTTATTAG GTCTTGACATAACTATACTTGGTTGCAATGAGTTTTACTCTTATAGGAATCAG ATTGAATCACATGGACTTCCATTGACTCCAGAAACATTGGCTTCCCTCCCGCCTTTTTCTTCAATCACCTTGAATGCCGAAGAATTGTCTGAAACAAATTGCAAACCTGAAGTTGCCAAAACTGGTTTGGGATCATCGGCTGCCATGACAACTGCAGTTGTTGCTGCTTTGCTTCATTACCTCGGGGTAGTCAGCCTTCCTTCGATGGTCAAAGAACATATTCACGGAGATAAAGATTCAATGGAACTTGATATTGTGCATGCTATTGCTCAAACCGCTCACTGTATTGCACAAGGTAAAGTTGGTAGCGGGTTTGATGTGAGTTCTGCTGTTTATGGTAGTCAGCGCTACGTCAGGTTTTCACCAGAAGTGATTTCTTCGGCTCAG GGTGCTGGTAAAGGGTTGTCTATACAAGAGGCCATAGATAATGTGCTAAAATCCGATTGGGACCATGAGAGGATTATATTTTCCTTGCCTCCATTAATGACTCTT TTACTTGGAGAACCAGGAGCTGGTGGTTCATCAACACCGTCTATGGTTGGTGCAGTGAGGAAGTGGCAAAAATCTGACCCTAAAAACTCTCAAGCAACGTGGACGAAATTGTCAGAAGAGAATTCTGCACTTGAAATGCATCTCAACACACTAAGCCAATTGGCACAAAAGAACTACGATGCTTATAGAACGGTCATCAACCACTGCAGCTTGATTACTTCAGCAAAG TGGGCTAAGGAGGCGATTGAACCAAACCACATGGAAGTTGTTAGAGCATTATTAGGAGCTAGGGATGCCATGCTTGGGATCCGTAGCAACATGCGCAATATGGGTTCAGCCGCTGGAATTCCT ATAGAACCAGAATCACAAACTCGATTACTTGACACAACAATGAACATCGAAGGAGTTCTACTCGCTGGTGTTCCTGGAGCTGGTGGATTTGATGCAGTCTTTGCTGTCACCTTGGGGGATTCAAGCCAAAATGTGATCAAAACATGGAGTTCGCTTAATATTCTCGCCTTGCTAGTGAGGGAGGATCCTATCGGTGTTTACCTAGAGAACAATGATCCCCGAGCAACGGGAGTTACAACAG GGTGA
- the LOC142526661 gene encoding phosphomevalonate kinase, peroxisomal isoform X1: protein MAVVASAPGKVLMTGGYLILERPNAGIVLSTNARFYAIVKPLYDDIKPNAWAWSWTDVKLASPQMARETMYKLSLKNLVLQCVNSSDSRNPFVEYALQYAIAAAHVRFDQNKMDKLHKLLLLGLDITILGCNEFYSYRNQIESHGLPLTPETLASLPPFSSITLNAEELSETNCKPEVAKTGLGSSAAMTTAVVAALLHYLGVVSLPSMVKEHIHGDKDSMELDIVHAIAQTAHCIAQGKVGSGFDVSSAVYGSQRYVRFSPEVISSAQGAGKGLSIQEAIDNVLKSDWDHERIIFSLPPLMTLLLGEPGAGGSSTPSMVGAVRKWQKSDPKNSQATWTKLSEENSALEMHLNTLSQLAQKNYDAYRTVINHCSLITSAKWAKEAIEPNHMEVVRALLGARDAMLGIRSNMRNMGSAAGIPIEPESQTRLLDTTMNIEGVLLAGVPGAGGFDAVFAVTLGDSSQNVIKTWSSLNILALLVREDPIGVYLENNDPRATGVTTGVSSLHIS, encoded by the exons ATGGCCGT AGTTGCTTCTGCTCCGGGAAAGGTTTTGATGACTGGGGGCTACCTTATTTTGGAGAGGCCAAACGCCGGAATTGTACTGAGTACAAATGCTCGATTTTATGCAATTGTAAAGCCACTTTACGACGACATTAAACCTAACGCTTGGGCATGG TCATGGACAGATGTGAAACTGGCTTCTCCTCAGATGGCAAGGGAAACTATGTACAAATTGTCGCTTAAGAATTTGGTGCTTCAGTGTGTTAATTCAAG TGATTCAAGGAATCCATTTGTGGAGTATGCACTGCAATATGCAATAGCAGCAGCACACGTGAGATTTGACCAAAATAAGATGGATAAATTACACAAACTTCTTTTATTAG GTCTTGACATAACTATACTTGGTTGCAATGAGTTTTACTCTTATAGGAATCAG ATTGAATCACATGGACTTCCATTGACTCCAGAAACATTGGCTTCCCTCCCGCCTTTTTCTTCAATCACCTTGAATGCCGAAGAATTGTCTGAAACAAATTGCAAACCTGAAGTTGCCAAAACTGGTTTGGGATCATCGGCTGCCATGACAACTGCAGTTGTTGCTGCTTTGCTTCATTACCTCGGGGTAGTCAGCCTTCCTTCGATGGTCAAAGAACATATTCACGGAGATAAAGATTCAATGGAACTTGATATTGTGCATGCTATTGCTCAAACCGCTCACTGTATTGCACAAGGTAAAGTTGGTAGCGGGTTTGATGTGAGTTCTGCTGTTTATGGTAGTCAGCGCTACGTCAGGTTTTCACCAGAAGTGATTTCTTCGGCTCAG GGTGCTGGTAAAGGGTTGTCTATACAAGAGGCCATAGATAATGTGCTAAAATCCGATTGGGACCATGAGAGGATTATATTTTCCTTGCCTCCATTAATGACTCTT TTACTTGGAGAACCAGGAGCTGGTGGTTCATCAACACCGTCTATGGTTGGTGCAGTGAGGAAGTGGCAAAAATCTGACCCTAAAAACTCTCAAGCAACGTGGACGAAATTGTCAGAAGAGAATTCTGCACTTGAAATGCATCTCAACACACTAAGCCAATTGGCACAAAAGAACTACGATGCTTATAGAACGGTCATCAACCACTGCAGCTTGATTACTTCAGCAAAG TGGGCTAAGGAGGCGATTGAACCAAACCACATGGAAGTTGTTAGAGCATTATTAGGAGCTAGGGATGCCATGCTTGGGATCCGTAGCAACATGCGCAATATGGGTTCAGCCGCTGGAATTCCT ATAGAACCAGAATCACAAACTCGATTACTTGACACAACAATGAACATCGAAGGAGTTCTACTCGCTGGTGTTCCTGGAGCTGGTGGATTTGATGCAGTCTTTGCTGTCACCTTGGGGGATTCAAGCCAAAATGTGATCAAAACATGGAGTTCGCTTAATATTCTCGCCTTGCTAGTGAGGGAGGATCCTATCGGTGTTTACCTAGAGAACAATGATCCCCGAGCAACGGGAGTTACAACAGGTGTTTCTTCTCTTCATATTTCATGA